Proteins encoded together in one Anoxybacillus flavithermus window:
- a CDS encoding YpbF family protein — MIFPIELDEVTKAILQRMITHKREWEDMKKRMKWSFILFLFSLALFGLYIYQTVVIPNHSSTERMIVAAIDDERILWFTAFVGSLGWFVSFCKKKSDKAEQDFHALRCEFIQKSSELLEKRTWEKRHVLYEWMKETYDITLYHENK, encoded by the coding sequence ATGATTTTCCCAATTGAATTAGATGAAGTGACAAAGGCGATTTTACAACGAATGATAACGCATAAAAGAGAATGGGAAGACATGAAAAAAAGAATGAAGTGGTCGTTCATTTTGTTTTTGTTTTCACTCGCTTTATTTGGATTGTATATATACCAAACGGTTGTTATTCCAAATCATTCGTCTACAGAACGAATGATTGTAGCAGCGATTGATGATGAACGCATTCTTTGGTTTACTGCATTCGTTGGATCGCTTGGTTGGTTTGTTTCATTTTGTAAAAAGAAAAGTGATAAAGCGGAGCAAGATTTCCATGCACTCCGCTGTGAGTTCATTCAAAAAAGTAGCGAATTACTTGAAAAACGAACGTGGGAAAAAAGGCATGTTCTTTACGAGTGGATGAAAGAAACATATGATATCACGCTTTATCATGAAAATAAGTGA
- a CDS encoding metallophosphoesterase → MVYIVAIFVALMLYMWIEAHRNRVIFHSLPFSTFPESFSRFRIFFISDIHRRRVSKTLIGSLKGKVDLVIIGGDLTEKGVPFSRVKRNIALLKKLGPVYFVWGNNDYEVDYHELDALLLENGVKILDNTAVTFESEQGDRIALLGVDDMNKRRDRLELALSDAEQTTFRILVSHDPRIIEKIKPQHEIALVLSGHTHGGQIRLGPFGLYEKGCLRNINGTMLLVSNGYGTTTLPFRFGARAETHLIELKHKRS, encoded by the coding sequence ATGGTGTATATTGTAGCAATATTTGTAGCACTTATGTTATACATGTGGATCGAAGCACATCGGAATCGTGTTATTTTTCATTCATTGCCATTTTCAACGTTTCCAGAAAGCTTTTCTCGCTTTCGTATTTTTTTTATTTCAGATATTCATCGTCGACGTGTATCGAAAACGTTAATTGGCTCATTAAAAGGAAAAGTCGATCTTGTTATTATCGGCGGCGATTTAACTGAAAAAGGGGTTCCGTTTTCGCGTGTTAAACGAAATATTGCGTTGTTGAAAAAGCTCGGTCCCGTTTATTTTGTTTGGGGAAATAACGATTACGAAGTAGATTACCATGAGTTAGATGCACTATTGCTTGAAAATGGCGTGAAAATATTAGACAATACGGCAGTTACGTTTGAAAGTGAGCAAGGTGATCGCATCGCTTTGCTCGGTGTCGATGATATGAACAAAAGGCGAGATCGGCTCGAGCTTGCGTTAAGCGATGCCGAACAGACAACTTTTCGCATCCTTGTTAGCCACGATCCGCGCATCATTGAAAAAATTAAGCCACAACATGAAATTGCGCTCGTTTTAAGCGGACATACGCATGGCGGACAAATTCGTCTCGGACCGTTTGGGCTATATGAAAAAGGATGTTTGCGAAATATAAATGGGACGATGCTACTTGTGAGCAACGGATACGGGACAACGACGCTTCCATTTCGTTTCGGTGCACGTGCGGAAACGCATCTGATCGAGTTAAAACATAAGAGAAGTTAA
- a CDS encoding MerR family transcriptional regulator, which yields MSTQEGKYNVKAVSNMLGIQPGTLRAWERRYQIIAPPRNEAGHRLYTEEQVQILKWLVDKVNQGFTISQAVSLLEQRPAEVRMQAEDHITTLRERLLQALLSFEEWKAHELLNEAFSLYTVDKVALDLLSPLLVRIGDLWGNGKITSAHEHFASAFLRSRLGMAFSMLPVHRLLPKTISVCGPNEWHELGLLIFTLYLRRKGYETIYLGATIDHHDLLIVINEVKPCYIFLSCTLQQNVQATLKLVDQLKQTYPAIRIGIGGRAFDEVDEQMKSKYGDHLLGQSKEQWDEWLKSNEKYLSKREKTM from the coding sequence ATGTCAACGCAAGAAGGAAAATATAATGTGAAAGCAGTGTCAAACATGTTAGGTATTCAGCCTGGGACGTTGCGAGCGTGGGAGCGCCGTTATCAAATTATCGCCCCACCGCGCAATGAAGCGGGACATCGTCTATATACAGAGGAACAAGTGCAAATATTGAAATGGCTAGTTGATAAAGTGAATCAAGGATTTACGATTAGTCAAGCCGTTTCTTTGTTAGAACAACGTCCTGCAGAAGTGCGCATGCAAGCAGAAGATCACATTACTACGCTTCGCGAACGGTTGTTGCAGGCGCTTTTATCGTTTGAAGAATGGAAAGCACATGAATTGCTCAATGAGGCGTTTAGTTTATATACGGTTGACAAAGTCGCGCTTGACTTGTTAAGCCCGCTTCTTGTACGGATCGGAGATTTATGGGGAAACGGAAAAATTACGAGCGCTCATGAACATTTTGCTTCCGCTTTTTTACGTTCACGGCTTGGGATGGCGTTTTCCATGCTCCCGGTTCATCGCTTGCTTCCAAAAACGATTTCCGTTTGCGGGCCAAACGAATGGCATGAACTAGGGTTACTTATTTTTACGTTATATTTGCGCAGAAAAGGATACGAGACTATTTATTTAGGTGCAACTATTGACCATCATGATTTACTGATTGTCATTAATGAAGTGAAACCATGTTATATTTTTTTATCGTGCACGTTACAACAAAACGTACAAGCGACGCTAAAACTCGTCGATCAATTGAAACAAACATACCCAGCGATTCGTATTGGAATTGGGGGACGAGCGTTTGATGAAGTCGATGAACAAATGAAAAGTAAATATGGCGATCATCTTCTCGGGCAGTCAAAAGAGCAATGGGATGAATGGTTAAAATCCAATGAAAAATACTTGTCTAAAAGGGAGAAAACGATGTAA
- a CDS encoding genetic competence negative regulator, with product MRLERLNYNKIKIFLTFDDLVERGLTKEDLWKDTFKVHELFRDMIEEASEELGFEINGSVAVEVYSLPAQGMVVIVTSEGEMADEEDEFSDDYIEMQVTLDESDDIFFEFQTFEDVIQLATRLYSLGCHGGSLYSYEGRFYLHFAESVIPTDDFVAILAEYGSPSTLTIYRVEEYGKKLIANEAIDQIYKYFVKK from the coding sequence ATGCGGCTTGAACGCTTAAACTACAATAAAATTAAAATATTCCTCACATTTGACGATTTAGTCGAGCGCGGTTTAACGAAAGAAGATTTATGGAAAGATACGTTCAAAGTGCATGAGCTATTTCGTGATATGATTGAGGAAGCAAGTGAGGAGCTCGGCTTTGAAATTAATGGGTCGGTCGCTGTTGAAGTGTACTCTTTACCAGCACAGGGCATGGTCGTGATCGTAACGAGCGAAGGTGAGATGGCAGATGAGGAAGACGAGTTTAGCGACGATTATATTGAAATGCAAGTCACGCTAGATGAAAGCGATGATATATTTTTCGAATTTCAAACGTTTGAAGATGTCATTCAATTAGCGACGCGTCTTTATTCGCTCGGTTGTCATGGCGGCTCGCTTTACAGTTATGAAGGACGCTTTTATTTACATTTTGCAGAATCTGTCATTCCAACAGATGATTTTGTTGCTATTTTAGCTGAATATGGAAGCCCATCGACATTGACGATTTATCGTGTCGAAGAGTACGGCAAAAAATTGATCGCCAACGAAGCGATTGACCAAATATATAAATACTTTGTAAAAAAATAA
- a CDS encoding PIG-L deacetylase family protein, with product MKKRILFCFAHPDDETFTVGGLLATLAKREDVETIVYSATLGDAGKCGNPPVCTKEELPYVRKKELEQAAAILGVDHVITDTYPDGKLPEHEKQLVDTIRHIIEQYKPTVVVTFPPHGISGHRDHQAIQRATYQAVTSMDHIVEQLYYVTVVGRPDRYGDPIENIDIVFTFTDEEAKKVRKALLAHRTQHLSVERVFPTVHRDSFHKFQNKEFFIRAWTKEDEPPYPF from the coding sequence ATGAAAAAACGAATTTTGTTTTGTTTTGCACATCCTGATGACGAGACGTTTACGGTCGGAGGATTGCTTGCGACATTAGCGAAGCGTGAGGATGTCGAAACGATCGTATACAGCGCAACGCTTGGCGATGCCGGAAAGTGTGGGAACCCTCCAGTTTGTACGAAAGAAGAGCTCCCCTACGTACGTAAAAAGGAATTGGAACAAGCAGCGGCTATTTTAGGTGTTGATCATGTCATTACCGATACATATCCTGATGGAAAATTACCCGAACATGAAAAACAGCTTGTCGATACGATTCGTCATATCATTGAACAATACAAGCCGACCGTTGTCGTAACGTTCCCGCCGCATGGTATTTCGGGACATCGTGACCATCAAGCGATTCAACGCGCCACATATCAAGCGGTAACATCGATGGATCATATTGTAGAGCAGTTGTATTATGTAACTGTCGTTGGTCGCCCGGATCGTTACGGTGACCCAATTGAAAACATCGATATCGTCTTCACATTCACAGATGAAGAAGCAAAAAAAGTGCGCAAAGCTTTACTTGCCCATCGTACACAACATTTATCCGTTGAACGTGTATTTCCAACTGTCCATCGTGACTCATTTCATAAATTTCAAAATAAGGAATTCTTTATACGTGCATGGACAAAAGAAGATGAACCACCTTACCCATTTTAA
- a CDS encoding Glu/Leu/Phe/Val family dehydrogenase, with product MVAEKHTNEEKHDVLRATQIVIHRALEKLGYPEEVYELLKEPLRMLMVKIPVRMDDGSVKVFTGYRAQHNDAVGPTKGGIRFHPNVTEREVKALSIWMSLKCGIVDLPYGGGKGGIVCDPRTMSFRELERLSRGYVRAISQIVGPTKDIPAPDVFTNSQIMAWMMDEYSRIDEFNSPGFITGKPLVLGGSHGRETATAKGVTICIREAAKKRGIDLKGARVVVQGFGNAGSYLAKFMHDAGAKVIGISDAYGGLYDPNGLDIDYLLDRRDSFGTVTKLFKNTITNKELLELECDILVPAAIENQITEENAHNIKAKIIVEAANGPTTLEATEILTERDILIVPDVLASAGGVTVSYFEWVQNNQGYYWTEEEVEEKLEKVMVKAFNNVYETAQTRRVDMRLAAYMVGVRKMAEACRFRGWI from the coding sequence ATGGTAGCCGAAAAGCATACCAACGAGGAAAAACATGATGTCCTACGAGCAACACAAATCGTCATACATAGAGCGCTCGAAAAGCTCGGATATCCTGAAGAGGTGTATGAGCTATTAAAAGAGCCGTTGCGCATGTTAATGGTGAAAATTCCGGTGCGCATGGATGATGGCTCAGTAAAAGTGTTTACTGGCTACCGTGCACAGCATAATGATGCGGTCGGTCCAACTAAAGGGGGTATTCGCTTTCACCCGAACGTCACGGAGCGTGAAGTGAAAGCACTTTCTATTTGGATGAGTTTAAAATGTGGGATTGTTGATTTACCGTATGGCGGCGGAAAGGGTGGAATTGTATGTGATCCGCGTACCATGTCGTTCCGTGAATTAGAGCGATTAAGTCGCGGTTACGTTCGCGCCATTAGCCAAATCGTCGGTCCAACGAAAGATATTCCTGCGCCTGATGTGTTTACAAATTCACAAATTATGGCGTGGATGATGGATGAATATAGCCGAATTGACGAATTTAACTCGCCGGGATTCATTACAGGAAAACCGCTTGTACTCGGTGGTTCACACGGTCGTGAAACGGCAACAGCGAAAGGGGTTACCATTTGCATTCGTGAAGCAGCGAAAAAGCGCGGCATCGACTTAAAAGGCGCGCGTGTTGTTGTGCAAGGATTCGGTAACGCAGGAAGCTATTTAGCAAAATTTATGCACGATGCGGGAGCGAAAGTGATCGGCATTTCTGATGCATACGGCGGTTTGTACGATCCGAACGGTCTTGACATTGATTACTTATTAGATCGTCGCGACAGCTTTGGTACGGTAACAAAGTTGTTTAAAAATACAATTACAAACAAAGAATTGCTTGAACTAGAGTGCGACATTTTAGTGCCAGCTGCGATCGAGAACCAAATTACAGAAGAAAATGCCCACAACATTAAAGCAAAAATCATCGTCGAAGCTGCAAACGGTCCGACGACGTTAGAAGCGACAGAAATTTTAACGGAGCGCGACATTTTAATCGTTCCTGACGTCCTAGCGAGCGCTGGTGGGGTAACAGTTTCTTACTTCGAGTGGGTGCAGAACAATCAAGGATACTACTGGACGGAAGAAGAAGTGGAAGAAAAGCTGGAAAAAGTGATGGTGAAAGCGTTTAATAACGTATACGAAACAGCGCAAACACGCCGTGTTGACATGCGTTTAGCGGCATATATGGTCGGTGTACGTAAGATGGCGGAAGCATGCCGTTTCCGTGGTTGGATTTAA
- a CDS encoding YpdA family putative bacillithiol disulfide reductase encodes MKKEQIIIVGGGPCGLAAAIALQNANFSPLVIEKGNIVNSLYHYPTHQTFFSSSDRLEIGGVPFITENRKPKRNQALVYYREVVTRKNIRVHAFEKVERVTKQANGSFIVETSKGTYEATYVIIATGYYDNPNYMNVPGEHLPKVTHYFKEAHPYYNTDCVVIGGKNSSVDAALELVKAGARVTVLYRGSQYSSSIKPWILPEFDSLVRQGVITMEFNAHVKEITEDAVIYTVNGEEKKIKNDFVFAMTGYHPDHDFLKNMGVHIDEETGRPMYNPETMETNVEGIFIAGVIAAGNNANEIFIENGRFHGDLIATCIVEREKKASK; translated from the coding sequence GTGAAAAAAGAACAAATCATTATTGTTGGTGGAGGACCATGTGGGTTAGCAGCTGCGATTGCTTTACAAAACGCAAACTTTTCCCCGCTTGTCATTGAAAAAGGAAACATCGTCAATTCACTATATCATTATCCGACACATCAAACATTTTTTAGCTCGAGCGACCGCTTGGAAATTGGTGGTGTTCCGTTTATTACTGAAAATCGAAAGCCGAAGCGCAATCAAGCGCTCGTTTATTACCGGGAAGTTGTCACTCGAAAAAACATTCGCGTTCATGCATTTGAAAAAGTCGAACGCGTAACGAAGCAAGCGAATGGCTCGTTTATTGTTGAAACGAGCAAAGGTACGTATGAAGCAACATACGTCATTATTGCGACGGGATATTACGACAACCCAAATTATATGAACGTGCCTGGCGAACATTTGCCGAAAGTGACGCATTATTTTAAAGAAGCACATCCGTACTACAATACAGATTGTGTCGTGATCGGTGGGAAAAACTCGAGCGTTGACGCCGCGTTAGAACTCGTTAAAGCAGGGGCGCGCGTCACCGTTTTATATCGCGGTTCCCAATATTCTTCAAGCATTAAACCATGGATTTTGCCTGAATTTGACTCCCTTGTGCGCCAAGGGGTTATCACGATGGAATTCAATGCACATGTGAAAGAAATTACAGAAGACGCCGTCATTTATACAGTAAATGGCGAAGAAAAGAAAATAAAAAACGATTTCGTGTTTGCGATGACAGGATATCATCCAGATCATGATTTTTTAAAAAACATGGGCGTTCACATTGATGAGGAAACAGGGCGACCGATGTACAATCCAGAAACGATGGAAACAAATGTGGAAGGTATTTTCATCGCAGGCGTCATTGCGGCCGGAAATAACGCGAATGAAATTTTTATTGAAAACGGTCGTTTTCACGGTGACTTGATTGCTACATGCATCGTAGAAAGAGAGAAAAAAGCGTCCAAATAA
- the ypeB gene encoding germination protein YpeB — protein MLRILLIGALSIGVVGTAYWGYQEHQQKNAILIHAENNYQRAFHDLTYQIDLLHDQIGTTLAMNSRQSLSPALAEVWRLASEAHATVGQLPLSLLPFNKTEEFLSNIGSFSYRAAIRDLDKQPLNAEEYKTLQQLYKKSADIQQELRNVQHLVLENNLRWMDVELALATNNHPNDNTIIDGFKTVEKNVQSYNETDFGPSFTSVEKREKGFKHISGKKITKEEAKQIAKTFLGLKGNEKIEVVHSGEGASDAFYSVTIKNPKTKSETYMDITEKGGYPIWVIENRPVNKQNISLNEATMRGLQFLKQHKFNNFELYESTQYDHVAMLTFVTAKDGVRIYPESIKMKIALDDGNIIGFSARDYLSSKRERTIPKPAISIEQARKKMNPNVTIMEERKAIIMNNMNEEVLCYEFLGTLGDDTYRIFINAQNGIEEKVEKLQNPEPVYGEI, from the coding sequence TTGCTACGAATTTTACTCATTGGAGCACTATCGATCGGCGTTGTAGGGACAGCCTATTGGGGATATCAGGAGCATCAACAAAAAAATGCCATTTTGATTCATGCTGAAAACAATTATCAACGTGCCTTTCATGATTTAACGTATCAAATCGACTTACTTCACGATCAAATTGGGACAACGCTTGCAATGAACTCACGTCAATCGTTGTCGCCAGCGCTTGCAGAAGTATGGCGCCTTGCTTCTGAAGCACACGCAACCGTTGGACAGCTCCCACTTTCTCTTTTGCCGTTCAATAAAACAGAAGAATTTTTATCGAATATTGGTTCATTCAGCTATCGTGCAGCCATTCGCGATTTAGATAAACAGCCGTTAAATGCAGAGGAATATAAAACATTGCAACAACTATACAAAAAATCTGCTGATATTCAACAAGAGTTACGAAACGTCCAGCATCTTGTATTAGAAAACAACTTGCGCTGGATGGATGTCGAGTTGGCACTTGCGACAAACAATCATCCAAACGACAACACCATTATAGATGGATTTAAGACGGTTGAGAAAAACGTACAATCTTATAATGAAACTGATTTCGGTCCTTCATTTACAAGCGTAGAAAAAAGAGAAAAAGGATTTAAACATATTTCTGGGAAAAAGATTACAAAAGAAGAAGCGAAACAAATTGCAAAAACGTTTCTCGGTTTAAAAGGGAATGAAAAAATTGAAGTCGTTCATAGCGGAGAAGGTGCAAGTGATGCATTTTATAGTGTGACGATTAAAAATCCGAAAACGAAGAGTGAAACGTATATGGATATTACCGAAAAAGGAGGATATCCGATTTGGGTCATTGAAAATCGTCCTGTTAATAAACAAAACATCAGTTTAAACGAAGCGACGATGCGCGGGCTTCAGTTTTTAAAGCAACATAAATTTAACAACTTTGAATTGTACGAAAGCACTCAATACGATCACGTTGCTATGCTCACGTTCGTCACAGCAAAAGATGGTGTTCGTATTTACCCTGAATCAATTAAAATGAAAATCGCACTAGACGACGGAAACATTATCGGCTTTTCCGCTCGCGATTACTTATCGTCAAAACGTGAACGAACGATTCCAAAACCAGCAATTTCAATTGAGCAAGCGCGCAAAAAAATGAATCCGAATGTTACCATTATGGAAGAAAGAAAGGCGATTATTATGAACAACATGAATGAAGAAGTGCTTTGCTATGAATTTTTAGGAACGCTCGGAGATGACACATATCGCATTTTTATTAATGCACAAAATGGAATTGAAGAAAAGGTAGAAAAACTTCAAAATCCTGAACCGGTTTATGGTGAAATATAG
- the sleB gene encoding spore cortex-lytic enzyme — MRKWFICLFLIFSFSYTSQVHAFSKQVIQRGAVGDDVIELQARLQYLGFYRGKIDGVFSWRTYWALRNFQYKFKLPVDGLAGETTKKKLVRASKYYKSFVHNNLRKGNTFTHYGGVPLSKQVKVRQTKAKNQTTAKKTTNTRSNSKQRAVKRVKAAAVNVPNGFSQNDIQLMANAVHGEARGEPYIGQVAVAAVILNRINSPSFPKTVAGVIFEPGAFTAVADGQIWLTPNETARKAVLDALNGWDPSGGALYYFNPNTATNGWIWSRPQIKRIGKHIFCK, encoded by the coding sequence ATGCGCAAATGGTTCATTTGTTTGTTTTTAATCTTTTCGTTCAGTTATACATCGCAAGTGCACGCGTTTTCTAAACAAGTTATCCAGCGCGGAGCTGTCGGTGACGATGTCATCGAACTACAAGCAAGATTGCAATATCTCGGCTTTTATCGAGGGAAAATTGATGGAGTGTTTAGTTGGCGAACGTATTGGGCGTTACGAAACTTTCAATACAAATTTAAATTGCCCGTAGATGGTTTAGCCGGAGAAACGACAAAGAAAAAATTAGTGCGAGCTTCAAAATATTACAAATCATTTGTTCATAACAATTTGCGAAAAGGAAATACATTTACTCATTACGGTGGCGTTCCGCTAAGCAAACAAGTAAAAGTCCGGCAAACGAAAGCCAAAAATCAAACAACTGCGAAAAAAACGACAAATACACGTAGCAACTCTAAACAAAGAGCCGTAAAACGTGTCAAAGCAGCTGCGGTAAATGTGCCAAACGGGTTTTCCCAAAATGATATACAATTGATGGCCAATGCTGTACACGGGGAAGCACGCGGTGAACCATATATCGGCCAAGTGGCTGTTGCAGCAGTCATTTTAAATCGTATCAATAGCCCTTCGTTTCCAAAAACAGTAGCTGGCGTCATTTTTGAACCCGGAGCGTTTACAGCCGTAGCAGACGGGCAAATTTGGCTTACTCCGAACGAAACAGCTCGCAAAGCTGTGCTTGATGCGTTAAACGGCTGGGATCCGTCAGGCGGAGCGTTATATTATTTTAATCCAAATACGGCGACAAACGGTTGGATTTGGAGTAGGCCACAAATTAAACGAATTGGAAAACATATTTTTTGTAAATAG
- a CDS encoding IS1380 family transposase — protein sequence MKDFPIRFVLTDEAITPSAGLALVGYLLHQTKLDKRVNALRLPTVRRDVHISHSDVIRSMIGLLATGKTDFDHIEAYRQDDIFSTSMGIRHVPSSPTLRQRLDQLACLPMIETIIWEESMRLLVRQHATLSPCWAKGKTTWLPLDIDASPFDNSDTKKEGVSRTYKGFDGFTPLFAYAGKEGYIVHAELRPGKQHVQDNMPSFLTTAIRRARPLTSSRLLVRMDAGNDAEANVHVCLKEDVDFVIKRNLRRESKALWFQIASQKGRRVDDGQTEGVQTYELCLPQTAAIDGHTYTYVQVTQVTERTMERNGQLMLVPDYEVESYWVRLEGYEHVRMSDVLALYHDHATCEQFHSELKSDLDLERLPSGKMKTNALVLVMGAFVYNLLRLIGQDLLSDPRHPLHHKVKRRRIKTIIQTVITMAGRLVRRSRQIWMKLTRRSGYSILLLNVYQKWKEAR from the coding sequence ATGAAAGATTTCCCGATTCGGTTTGTATTGACAGATGAAGCGATTACTCCAAGTGCTGGGCTTGCTCTCGTGGGCTACTTACTGCACCAAACGAAGCTGGATAAACGAGTAAACGCCCTTCGGCTCCCAACGGTTCGTCGAGATGTGCACATTTCCCATAGCGATGTCATTCGCTCGATGATTGGCTTGCTTGCCACAGGAAAAACGGATTTTGATCATATCGAAGCGTATCGTCAGGACGATATCTTTTCGACATCAATGGGCATTCGGCACGTACCTTCCTCCCCAACGTTGCGACAGCGTCTCGATCAGCTCGCTTGTCTTCCGATGATCGAAACCATCATTTGGGAGGAATCGATGCGTCTGTTGGTTCGACAACACGCTACCTTGTCCCCTTGTTGGGCGAAAGGGAAAACGACATGGCTTCCCCTTGATATAGATGCTTCCCCATTTGATAACTCCGATACGAAGAAAGAAGGAGTGAGTCGAACGTATAAAGGATTTGACGGTTTTACGCCGTTGTTTGCGTACGCAGGGAAGGAAGGGTATATCGTTCATGCCGAGCTGCGTCCAGGGAAACAACATGTACAAGACAACATGCCTTCGTTTTTAACTACCGCCATCCGTCGAGCTCGTCCGCTGACCTCGTCTCGTCTGCTTGTCCGCATGGATGCAGGAAACGATGCGGAAGCGAATGTGCACGTATGTCTAAAGGAAGACGTGGACTTTGTCATCAAGCGAAACTTACGCCGAGAATCGAAAGCGCTTTGGTTCCAGATCGCTTCGCAAAAGGGCAGACGCGTCGATGATGGACAAACAGAAGGAGTACAAACGTATGAGTTATGCCTTCCACAGACAGCAGCAATCGATGGACACACGTATACGTACGTTCAAGTCACCCAAGTGACGGAACGAACGATGGAACGAAATGGACAGCTGATGCTCGTTCCTGATTACGAAGTCGAAAGCTACTGGGTGCGCCTCGAAGGATACGAGCATGTTCGAATGAGTGATGTGCTCGCATTGTATCACGATCATGCGACATGCGAACAGTTTCATAGCGAACTGAAAAGCGACTTAGATTTAGAGCGACTTCCATCAGGGAAGATGAAAACGAATGCGCTCGTGTTAGTCATGGGAGCATTCGTGTACAACCTTCTTCGCCTGATTGGACAAGATCTATTAAGCGATCCGAGACATCCATTACATCATAAAGTGAAACGCCGCCGCATCAAGACGATCATTCAGACGGTGATCACGATGGCAGGTCGACTCGTCCGCCGATCACGACAGATCTGGATGAAACTGACGCGAAGGAGTGGGTACAGTATACTCCTACTGAATGTGTATCAAAAATGGAAAGAGGCAAGATAA
- the prsW gene encoding glutamic-type intramembrane protease PrsW has translation MWAIISAGIAPGLALLSYFYLKDEYETEPLSLVLRMFLYGAFLVFPLMFIQHVLKVEHMLPNHFVEAFLSTGLLEEFFKWFVFYYAIYDHREFNEPYDGIVYGVSVSLGFATLENILYLFANGVEFAVTRALLPVSSHALFGVIMGFYLGRAKFSLPKKEKNYIWLSFLLPFLFHGIYDYILLTQERWIYYMLPFMIFLWWLALRKVKLARGMSIEIPQSSSQA, from the coding sequence ATGTGGGCTATTATTTCTGCGGGGATTGCCCCCGGATTAGCGTTGCTCAGTTATTTTTATTTGAAGGACGAATACGAAACCGAACCGTTATCACTTGTTTTACGCATGTTTTTATACGGTGCATTTTTAGTTTTTCCACTTATGTTTATTCAACACGTTTTAAAAGTTGAGCATATGTTGCCCAACCATTTTGTTGAAGCGTTTTTATCAACGGGTTTATTGGAAGAATTTTTTAAATGGTTTGTGTTTTACTATGCCATTTATGATCATCGGGAATTTAATGAACCGTATGATGGCATTGTGTATGGAGTAAGTGTATCGCTCGGGTTTGCTACGCTTGAAAACATTTTATATTTATTTGCCAACGGCGTTGAATTTGCAGTAACCCGCGCGCTTTTACCTGTATCGAGCCATGCGCTATTCGGCGTCATTATGGGTTTTTATTTAGGAAGAGCAAAATTTAGTTTGCCGAAGAAAGAAAAAAATTATATATGGTTGTCTTTCCTTCTCCCATTTTTATTTCACGGCATATACGACTACATTTTATTGACACAAGAACGCTGGATTTATTACATGCTTCCATTTATGATTTTTTTATGGTGGCTCGCTTTACGAAAAGTAAAACTTGCAAGAGGAATGTCGATAGAGATCCCTCAATCATCAAGCCAGGCGTAA
- a CDS encoding flagellar brake protein, which yields MVKIGVPLTLELKYSEHMEKYKCKVAEIEDGKIYIDYPIDMSTNRTAFLLDGTQLKVSFVGEDEAVYAFEAEVLGRTKRNIPLLILSYPGDNQLLRIQRRQFVRVDAIVDVAIHPLQNEFVPFTTVTSDISAGGAAIVLPHHETGIKHGMTIEIWLVLHMRSGDYHYLHFPARVVRIFEENVVKASLEFLEVNDVDRLTLIRYSFEKQLELRKKEQLDA from the coding sequence TTGGTTAAAATTGGGGTGCCGTTAACGCTTGAACTAAAATATAGCGAACATATGGAAAAGTATAAGTGTAAAGTGGCTGAAATAGAAGACGGGAAAATTTACATTGATTATCCAATTGATATGAGCACAAACCGTACAGCATTTTTGTTAGACGGAACGCAGCTAAAGGTCAGTTTTGTCGGAGAAGATGAAGCAGTGTATGCGTTTGAAGCGGAAGTGCTAGGTCGCACAAAACGAAACATTCCGTTGCTCATTTTATCATATCCTGGAGACAATCAACTTCTTCGTATTCAACGTCGTCAGTTCGTGCGTGTCGATGCGATTGTTGATGTAGCGATTCATCCGTTACAAAATGAGTTTGTCCCATTTACGACCGTCACAAGCGACATAAGTGCAGGTGGGGCAGCAATTGTATTACCTCATCACGAAACAGGGATAAAACACGGGATGACCATTGAAATTTGGCTTGTGCTACATATGCGTTCAGGAGATTATCATTATTTACATTTTCCTGCCCGTGTTGTACGTATATTTGAGGAAAACGTCGTAAAAGCATCCTTGGAGTTTTTGGAAGTGAACGATGTTGATCGTCTCACATTAATTCGTTACAGTTTTGAAAAACAACTTGAACTAAGAAAAAAGGAGCAACTTGACGCATAA